The following proteins are encoded in a genomic region of Mycoplasmopsis columbinasalis:
- a CDS encoding site-specific integrase yields the protein MQSNITHLKRFKLIAKSLSSLYVKQCAKKMQDDEKKGILKASTIYNYIKKLRVFDQIEIYESNSQLLKFLKNFFANISKDQRLQGFKPVFIYLYKRILKRYDNFKKIEVEIENILRYKSEQRLAIKRLGGYTELQFNILQKEAKQLSDNFCFIFFIYAYNGIRLSEWENINFRQLLEHGETIIGTLKHNNKRYVRMPQFTNKAEAEHFRQILKTNLTYFQKLSAEQIGDKFKMFSRKIKKQYGDIFVNKTISTHVLRHHVITNWAQEGASSSEIKGLSGHKNTTILESTYINLSPNKVKTIWNKFSKPFADINVQFNKFIETAYGINLNVDKHMQTQTNYHSQESTNEIFTTNNKDLQIIKNLLFKIYELLTKKDFFES from the coding sequence ATGCAAAGCAATATAACTCATCTTAAAAGATTTAAATTGATCGCAAAATCACTTTCATCACTTTATGTTAAGCAATGTGCTAAAAAAATGCAAGATGATGAGAAAAAGGGAATTCTTAAAGCAAGCACGATTTACAATTACATTAAGAAATTGCGTGTTTTTGACCAAATCGAAATTTATGAAAGTAACTCCCAGCTCCTTAAGTTTCTTAAAAATTTTTTTGCTAACATTAGCAAGGATCAACGTTTACAAGGCTTTAAACCAGTTTTTATTTACTTATACAAACGAATTTTAAAACGATACGATAACTTCAAAAAAATTGAAGTTGAAATTGAAAATATTCTGCGTTACAAAAGTGAACAAAGACTTGCAATCAAACGTTTAGGAGGATACACGGAGTTACAATTTAATATTTTGCAAAAGGAAGCCAAGCAACTTAGTGATAACTTTTGTTTTATTTTTTTTATTTATGCTTATAACGGGATCAGATTAAGCGAATGGGAAAACATTAACTTTCGTCAATTACTTGAGCACGGAGAAACTATTATTGGTACCCTCAAACACAATAACAAACGATATGTGCGAATGCCACAATTTACCAACAAAGCTGAAGCAGAACATTTTCGGCAAATTTTGAAAACGAATTTAACTTACTTCCAAAAACTCAGTGCTGAACAAATCGGCGATAAATTTAAAATGTTTAGTCGAAAAATTAAAAAACAATATGGTGACATTTTTGTCAACAAAACTATTTCTACACACGTGCTAAGACATCACGTTATCACAAACTGAGCTCAAGAGGGCGCCTCAAGTTCAGAAATTAAAGGGCTTTCTGGTCATAAAAACACTACTATTTTGGAAAGTACTTACATCAATTTAAGCCCTAACAAAGTTAAAACCATCTGAAACAAATTTTCTAAACCGTTTGCAGATATTAATGTGCAATTCAATAAATTTATCGAAACCGCCTATGGTATAAACCTAAACGTCGACAAGCATATGCAAACACAAACTAATTATCACAGTCAAGAAAGCACTAACGAAATTTTTACAACTAACAACAAAGATCTCCAGATCATCAAGAATTTGTTATTTAAAATTTACGAATTACTAACGAAAAAAGATTTTTTTGAATCGTAA